From a region of the Mytilus galloprovincialis chromosome 3, xbMytGall1.hap1.1, whole genome shotgun sequence genome:
- the LOC143068713 gene encoding uncharacterized protein LOC143068713 isoform X1 — MAETINWTIEIPVFTLAVIGLLVNLTSLFYKLVRSFLLPKLWKYSLVSLDAAHIFLGLGLVLHLIYKITNIEIICKSISFFLQFGLFDCVSGYLIAGVILLGIYNPGKSSNLSSFHRNVFLVIFIPQKIVSIILSLLPLTPVSFFNFTSVNAISCLNIEQKGEKAFSYGLLLVCICWIVIFVALICCIISAVKLWKGFSNRIHSASPNVWQAQLVSQGRQIQKILIIEIFVWIITLLVLTVINYKNTSKSLSASAAALILLDIATIIHGVLTNIGNSMWSICCCTSSQTIEETHRKLKQLELVRLEAPGKLRLRATWNVGKHHTRQGLMKVYGPKHVKSWAQEIVVLGMLRKIQHASLLQCLWTSSSNPYYETMTLITGEIVTSDSRIICLELTNSGTLQELIRRLESPLPESCQRMIIHDVAEGLYYLHDQNILHNNLNSSSIYLKGSLPSGQVPVYMYGQVTNRVLQSMVMRAAIGDFEDTQIFGAMQQTSSHSIRDKRNFFLPDIRSFALIALEIISNMCEKKFATYQYEWDQYINEKNVQNYPQTFYDDSDFEDEFYRHKPHGVRSPGEVIEDYKRTRSMSPGSRPLSAQSCRSQRSRTMSPDLSRSRHSPAVTLFGSREPSPEPKPKRSRSKSPFSRKHKKNRAPDPYDLNLADSPIMSENEKQRKSTTPSKQKNADAFSHPKPQGKTKLKKVDSKKWVISKLKTITGSETAVSAFKPKTKSEHYDSNDEVSEEEIQTVRQKLHKKKRSDSKNSMQYENDHALHKSLSNQSNHSLQQAAHGDLQRMSSGLIDSTMYQKMSKEDKRLYHKMQAQNEQSQYRSMAGNSEQMMHRTMSGNSENMMHRTMSGNSENMMHRTMSGNSENMMHRTMSGNSENMMHRTMSGNSENMMHRTMSGNSENMMHRTMSGNSENMMHRTMSGNSENMMHRTMSGNSENMMHRTMSGNSENMMHRTMSGNSENMMHRTMSGNSENMMHRTMSGNSENMMHRTMSGNSENMMPRRMSANSENMMHRTMSNHSDQWSILSDMEYPRSHGLRNTISQDSRASLWSNLPLPVEMIEENNNHLDEIIDCLPGMAETVTSQRKKNSQNKEHLVIRDKNLSMLRQEYWKSDGPGTQRFELVDYYDELQGKFVKKMAPRPFYRSSSGSNMLPKSVHRTFSGTQILHRTTSGLQEITEAVEVSDSDNENFRHDLDLAHKELKSLGHIIQPQVDNANENKPFQKIKPVFIKDDSEKPEEKPKDIIKPKQPKKKRSKSAEKAGNTRPDEQNESRLMRSESQKKKARATLQKKLTNRGGNVPVIPLSDRREKANLQVKYANVKKLKTQSNGEHGENKENGSTDQNHTVVNMEDTKEQTSNQYEKFKSGVPQYSSFSSNDSGSSIDSSVRVRKANVSLTSGELTSLSSQADVDTDGHTTDLDLPFKETQMRKKLQMQIQSKARISDSGFDSESSELSSDYYRNHKGKTIQSRLPVHHEKSQVGLQVDELPFVSVDSGKMNFSETAFVLTGFENNHIFPDQNDIDEEILPENDIMPSNYEDDLRPMSSMSRIIEVTCASPEDIKDLEDENDKGLSSKTGRSGIKMSESRPKTPSHSSRPKTAGSLGSKELRGPNVYASPNVAAKRYRELTKKGVPLRVSTITSDSPKLTNKGQPEVMVNETEDSGNVTDDQKLFNDLESHGFFKTTNPNTLSPPHKQHRKSRKDQPKRKKINKWKLDDIIREIPEESRSPSSSNRSPNHKSFFDDSFHNQSGEEAMLNQPHTSEDSETASVQNSAVNSIPSSGAPKQHQPSVVVDAELYIDRVYSNKPAEKQNGQVQLMDPDFDSPLNYERVYQPMSDMPCMNEYENVDLDIDVPLLDGMNEKHVINCRKMTTQLNLVSFHDLLPANLENFTTLKTKLQQGGQLGNIGTQLLEIIHSCWLNELPPTSFDLVLQLTDPVTETEL, encoded by the exons ATGGCTGAAACTATCAATTGGACTATAGAAATACCCGTGTTTACCTTGGCAGTCATTGGACTGCTAGTTAACCTGACTTCACTCTTTTACAAATTGGTTCGGTCCTTTTTATTACCAAAGTTGTGGAAGTATTCATTAGTTTCTTTGGATGCGGCTCATATTTTTTTGGGCCTAGGATtagttttacatttaatttataaaataacaaatatagaaattatttgtaaatcaaTATCATTTTTCTTACAGTTTGGATTGTTCGATTGTGTTAGTGGGTATTTAATTGCGGGAGTTATTTTATTAGGTATATACAATCCAGGAAAGTCGTCTAACTTATCATCCTTTCATCGAAATGTCTTTCTTGTTATATTTATACCACAGAAAATCGtatcaattattttgtcattattACCACTCACTCCAGTGTCGTTCTTTAATTTTACCTCGGTGAATGCGATATCTTGTTTGAACATTGAGCAAAAAGGAGAAAAAGCTTTTTCTTATGGACTTTTATTAGTGTGTATTTGTTGGATAGTAATTTTTGTGGCTCTTATTTGTTGTATTATTAGTGCCGTAAAATTGTGGAAAGGATTTAGTAACAGAATTCACTCAGCCTCACCGAACGTTTGGCAAGCACAGCTCGTTAGCCAAGGAAGACAAATTcagaaaattttaattattgaaatatttgtttggaTTATTACTTTATTAGTCTTAACGGTAATCAATTATAAGAATACAAGCAAGTCATTGAGTGCAAGTGCGGCAGCATTGATATTATTGGACATAGCTACGATAATTCATGGAGTTCTGACAAACATCGGAAACAGTATGTGGAGTATATGTTGTTGTACTTCGTCACAGACAATAGAAGAAACTCATCGTAAACTTAAACAACTTGAACTTGTCAGACTTGAG GCTCCAGGAAAACTAAGATTAAGAGCAACATGGAATGTTGGGAAACATCATACCAGACAAGGTCTAATGAAGGTGTATGGACCCAAACATGTCAAGTCCTGGGCCCAGGAGATAGTAGTTCTGGGCATGTTACGTAAAATACAGCATGCTAGTTTGTTACAATGTCTTTGGACCAGTAGTTCTAATCCATACTATGAAACTATGACGCTGATCACTGGAGAGATAGTCACAAGTGACTCTAG AATAATCTGTCTTGAGTTAACTAACAGTGGAACACTGCAGGAGTTGATCAGACGACTGGAATCACCACTTCCAGAATCTTGTCAGCGAATGATCATCCATGATGTGGCCGAGGGACTTTATTACCTTCATGATCAGAATATACTTCACAACAATCTGAATTCATCAAGTATATACCTCAAAGGATCACTTCCA tcAGGACAGGTACCAGTGTATATGTATGGCCAGGTGACAAATCGTGTGCTACAG AGTATGGTAATGAGAGCAGCCATAGGAGACTTTGAGGACACACAGATATTTGGAGCAATGCAACAAACCAGTAGCCACAGTATCAGAGACAAAAGAAATTTCTTCCTTCCAGATATTAGGTCTTTTGCTTTGATAGCTTTGGAAATTATATCAAATATGTGCGAGAAAAAATTTGCCACATATCAATATGAATGGGATCAATATATTAAcgaaaaaaatgtacagaactaTCCGCAAACATTTTACGATGACTCAGATTTTGAGGATGAATTTTATAGGCATAAACCTCATGGGGTACGTTCTCCAGGAGAGGTTATTGAAGATTATAAAAGGACAAGGAGTATGTCACCTGGAAGTCGACCTCTGTCAGCACAATCATGTAGAAGTCAGAGGTCAAGGACAATGTCACCTGACTTATCAAGGTCTAGACATTCTCCAGCTGTAACATTGTTTGGAAGCCGGGAACCGAGTCCTGAACCCAAACCAAAAAGATCAAGAAGTAAATCACCATTTTCACGAAAACATAAAAAGAACCGTGCACCAGATCCATATGATCTGAATCTTGCAGATTCACCAATTATgtctgaaaatgaaaaacaaagaaaatcaactACACCGTCCAAACAGAAAAATGCTGATGCATTTAGTCATCCCAAACCACAGGgtaaaacaaaattgaagaaaGTTGACAGTAAAAAGTGGGTGATTTCTAAACTAAAAACAATAACTGGATCAGAAACTGCTGTATCAGCATTTAAACCAAAGACTAAATCTGAACATTATGATTCAAATGATGAAGTGTCAGAGGAAGAAATTCAGACTGTCCGGCAAAAACTTCATAAGAAAAAAAGAAGTGATTCTAAAAATTCAATGCAATACGAAAACGATCATGCTTTACATAAAAGTTTATCAAACCAAAGTAATCATAGTCTTCAACAGGCAGCTCATGGTGACCTTCAAAGAATGTCTTCAGGGTTAATTGATTCCACAATGTATCAGAAAATGTCCAAAGAGGACAAAAGGTTATATCACAAAATGCAAGCACAAAATGAGCAATCTCAATATAGAAGTATGGCAGGAAATAGTGAACAAATGATGCATCGAACAATGTCAGGCAACAGTGAAAATATGATGCATCGAACAATGTCAGGCAACAGTGAAAATATGATGCATCGAACAATGTCAGGCAACAGTGAAAATATGATGCATCGAACAATGTCGGGCAACAGTGAAAATATGATGCATCGAACAATGTCGGGCAACAGTGAAAATATGATGCATCGAACTATGTCGGGCAACAGTGAAAATATGATGCATCGAACAATGTCGGGCAACAGTGAAAATATGATGCATCGAACAATGTCGGGCAACAGTGAAAATATGATGCATCGAACAATGTCGGGCAACAGTGAAAATATGATGCATCGAACTATGTCGGGCAACAGTGAAAATATGATGCATCGAACTATGTCGGGCAACAGTGAAAATATGATGCATCGAACAATGTCGGGCAACAGTGAAAATATGATGCATCGAACAATGTCAGGCAACAGTGAAAATATGATGCATCGAACAATGTCAGGCAACAGTGAAAATATGATGCCTCGTAGAATGTCTGCTAACAGTGAAAATATGATGCATCGAACAATGTCTAATCATAGTGATCAATGGAGTATACTTAGTGATATGGAATACCCAAGGTCACATGGGCTTAGAAACACAATATCTCAGGATTCAAGGGCATCATTATGGTCAAATTTACCACTTCCCGTTGAAATGATTGAAGAAAACAATAATCATTTAGATGAAATTATAGATTGTCTTCCAGGAATGGCTGAAACTGTAACTtcacaaagaaagaaaaactcTCAAAATAAAGAACATTTAGTCATAAGAGATAAAAACTTAAGCATGCTAAGACAAGAGTATTGGAAAAGTGATGGACCAGGCACTCAGAGATTTGAGCTTGTTGATTATTATGATGAGCTTCAAGGTAAATTTGTTAAGAAAATGGCTCCTCGTCCATTTTATCGTTCATCTTCAGGGTCAAATATGCTTCCAAAATCTGTTCACCGAACATTCTCAGGAACACAAATATTACATCGAACTACTTCTGGTTTACAAGAAATAACTGAGGCCGTTGAAGTTTCTGACAGTGATAATGAAAATTTTAGACATGACTTAGATTTGGCTCATAAAGAGTTGAAAAGTTTGGGCCATATTATTCAACCTCAGGTAGACAATGCAAATGAAAATAAACCATTTCAGAAAATTAAACCAGTTTTTATCAAGGATGATTCTGAAAAACCAGAAGAAAAGCCAAAAGATATAATCAAACCAAAACAGCCAAAGAAAAAACGGTCAAAATCAGCAGAAAAGGCTGGAAATACAAGACCAGACGAACAAAATGAATCAAGGTTAATGAGAAGTGAATCACAGAAAAAGAAAGCGCGAGCAACCTTACAAAAGAAATTGACCAATAGGGGTGGAAATGTGCCTGTAATTCCACTTTCTGATAGAAGGGAAAAGGCAAATTTACAggttaaatatgcaaatgttaaaaaattaaaaacacaatcAAATGGAGAACACggtgaaaacaaagaaaatggcAGCACTGATCAGAATCATACTGTAGTGAATATGGAGGACACAAAAGAGCAGACATCAAATCAATATGAGAAATTCAAATCTGGAGTACCGCAGTATTCAAGTTTTAGTAGCAATGATAGTGGTAGTAGCATTGACTCAAGTGTACGTGTGAGAAAAGCAAATGTTTCTTTAACAAGTGGTGAATTAACTTCATTGTCATCACAAGCTGACGTTGACACTGATGGACATACAACTGACCTTGATTTGCCATTCAAGGAAACCCAAATGAGAAAGAAATTGCAAATGCAAATACAAAGTAAAGCTAGGATCAGTGATAGTGGTTTTGACAGTGAAAGTAGTGAactttcttctgattattatcgCAATCATAAAGGAAAGACAATTCAAAGTCGTTTACCAGTTCATCACGAAAAGAGTCAAGTAGGACTCCAGGTTGATGAATTACCTTTTGTTTCTGTTGATTCAGGAAAAATGAATTTTTCAGAAACTGCATTTGTCCTAACTGGATTTGAAAACAATCATATTTTTCCTGATCAAAATGATATTGATGAAGAAATTCTCCCAGAAAACGATATTATGCCTAGTAATTATGAAGATGATTTACGACCAATGTCAAGCATGTCTCGTATCATAGAAGTGACATGTGCTTCACCAGAAGATATTAAGGACTTGGAAGATGAGAATGATAAAGGTTTGTCATCAAAAACAGGTAGAAGTGGAATTAAAATGTCAGAATCAAGACCAAAAACTCCATCTCATAGTTCCCGTCCAAAAACTGCAGGTTCATTAGGTTCTAAAGAATTGAGAGGCCCAAATGTATATGCTAGTCCAAATGTTGCTGCTAAAAGATACAGAGAACTTACAAAGAAGGGTGTTCCATTGAGAGTATCTACCATAACTTCTGATTCACCAAAGTTAACAAATAAAGGTCAACCAGAGGTCATGGTGAATGAAACCGAAGACTCAGGCAATGTTACAGATGATCAAAAGCTTTTCAATGATTTAGAATCACATGGTTTCTTCAAAACAACCAATCCAAATACACTAAGTCCTCCTCATAAACAACATCGAAAATCACGGAAAGACCAGCcgaagaggaaaaaaataaacaagtggAAATTGGATGATATCATTAGAGAAATTCCAGAAGAATCTAGAAGTCCAAGTTCAAGCAATAGGTCACccaatcataaatcattttttgatGACTCATTTCACAATCAGTCAGGAGAAGAGGCCATGTTGAATCAACCACATACATCCGAAGATTCAGAAACAGCTAGTGTTCAAAATAGTGCTGTTAACTCGATCCCCTCTTCAGGGGCACCTAAACAACATCAGCCATCAGTGGTTGTTGATGCTGAGTTATACATAGACAGGGTATATTCTAATAAACCAGCGGAAAAACAAAATGGACAAGTTCAGTTGATGGATCCCGACTTTGATTCTCCATTGAATTATGAGCGTGTATATCAGCCCATGTCAGATATGCCTTGTATGAATGAATACGAGAATGTTGACTTGGATATTGATGTTCCATTGTTGGATGGAATGAATGAAAAACATGTGATTAATTGTCGAAAAATGACTACACAACTAAATCTTGTTTCATTCCATGACCTTCTTCCTGCTAACCTGGAGAATTTTACAACACTGAAGACCAAACTGCAGCAGGGTGGACAGCTTGGAAACATTGGTACACAG CTGTTGGAAATTATTCATAGTTGTTGGCTGAATGAGTTACCTCCTACCTCCTTTGATCTGGTACTACAACTGACAGATCCAGTGACAGAAACAGAGCTGtaa